DNA sequence from the Prochlorococcus marinus XMU1411 genome:
TAGAGCGGGCTAAAGTCCAATGCTCCACGAGGATTTAGTCCGCTGCCGAAAGGTGAATCTATCCTAATTAAAGTAACTTTCTGCTAGTTTTGATAAATATATTGATTACTTGATAAATATTTTTTGTATATTACTATTACAAAACTAATAAGGTTATCTAGATTAGTTACTAAATCCTAGTGGAGAAAGCTTTAGTTAACTTCTTTTACTGGTTACTAATAAAATCAGCTATATCACATTATGGTGAGTCATTGGTTCCAGTAGAAGTTCCATCTAATTCAACCAAACCTTTTTCTCAATTTCTAATGGCAGGTATTAAATACTTTAATCAAAAGCTTAGTTAAACTACCTTTTTTATTTTAAAACTAGAATTAATACTCCAAAAATTAAAGTAGAGGCAACAAATCCAACACCAACTAATCCAGCAATTATTCCAGTATTAAGATAGACCTTTACTTTTGCTAATTCCTTCCCTTCTCCAATAGTCCTCATATTTTAAATTTCTTTTTTGATAATCTAATGCGTTCATGTTCTTATCGAGTATGGCAAAAGGAGAATTAGTAAATTTCATGGCATAACACCTCTAAAAAAAATAGTTTATTGAATATTTAATAGATATGAGATTTTATTTATCTCAAGTAACTAGATCCTCTATAAGTAAGCTTTATTGTTTTCTCTTCTTGGCTCTTGCAATATACGAAAGATTTGCCGTTAAAATACATGTTTACCATTATGCAGCTCCTGGTCTTGATCAAGTCCCCGTCCTATGGCTTGATTCGTACTGCGGTCTATCTAATAGTAGATCGGACGATTTGGTAGCATTTACTACACTTTATTTATAGAGTATTTATACTCAGTTGTCAACCCTTAAGATTAAAATTCTCAGTCGCAATAGACTAAACAATGCTGATTAGTTGGATGTTCTCTACATTCCCTCTTCCAATAGTCTTCAAATAAATGGTTATCTCTATCAAGATTTCTTGTTATTTCTTCCATTCTGTTTCCAGCATAATTAAATGCTTTTAGGTATCTTGGAAGGATTGTGAATTGATTGAATAGTTTCATTTAGACCTCCTAGATCTATACTTATATTGTCCTCCTATAGCCTTGAAATTTATAGGTCGGTTTGAGGAACTATTAGGTACGGGAAGAGGTATATATTTTGAATCAAAAAATACTAAAGCAGTCCTAAAATTAATACATGGTTGTCATGAGGCAGTTGCAGGGATACAACTGAAGCCAACCATAAATTATTAGAGATCAATTTAAGATTTAAAACACACTCATTATTTAAAAAGAAATCTTCTCCACTTTAGATAAAACTAAAATAAATCAGGATTTGAAAACAATGTAATCATAGATACCAACAGGTATTTAGCTAATTGATTATATATTTAACACACGAGTTAACCCGTTCCAATTTGTTGACTCTGAGGTTTTACCGTTGATTCCTTATCTTCTGAAAGTTGTTCCTTGCAGCTTTAGATTAAAAAACGGTCTTTATTTAATCTAAACCATGCAAAAGAAAATCGTAAAAAAATATGCTGAATTAATGCATCAGGCGCAACAAGCTACTGGAAGAAAAGAAGCAGTTGGACTAATACATAAAGCAGCAAAGTTAAAAACTAAATTTGATAATTACGAGATGATGTGATCATCTACAAAGCAATTTTCCCAAATAAGAATGTCATTCTTAAACAAATTCTCGATTAAAGATATCATTCTCTCAAGCAAAGAGGCATATCAAAAGGAACTCAAGAACAACGGTGTGGGTTCACAAATAGGTAAGTCATTATTTAATAAATTCTCGATTAAAGATATCATTCTCTCAAGCAAAGAGGCATATCAAAAAGAACTCAAGAACAACGGTGTGGGTTCACAAATAGGTAAGTCATTATTTAATAAATTCTCGATTAAAGATATCATTCTCTCAAGCAAAGAGGCATATCAAAAAGAACTCAAGAACAACGGTGTGGGTTCACAAATAGGTAAGTCATTATTTAATAAATTCTCGATTAAAGATTTTTCCTTCAATATTTCCAACAGATAAGCGTAATTTATAAAGGGGTACCGTCATGATATATAGAGGAAAGGGGTACACTTTCCTAAATAGAAACTTTGATGGATAATAAATTCATATTCAAAGAAGTTACCCAAACTTTACTCAAACCCTATATATTCGCCGAGATCCTATGGTACAACAGGAACCTAGCTACTGGCTAATGAAAAGTGAGCGCATCTAGCTATTACTGGGATCTCAAGGAATCGTAATTTTCTATTCACACTTTATTCACACTTTATTCACACTTTTTATTAATTAAAACTCCATCAAGAAAAGCCTAAAAAGTTAAATCTGGTACTGACAAATATTTAAAAAATAAATACTATATGCCTAAATAATTATCTAGGAATTTAAATTCATGATTAAGAATTTATTCATAGCAATAGCTTTTGCTTTGATGCTCATCAACCCAAATATTTCTATAGCTGCCGAATCGCCTGTAGATGTACAAGAAGTCTTTGTAGGTTCTGAAACTATGGATGGTGATGCTCTTAAATATCCAAAAGGAAAAGCAGAAATAAGATTACAAAGAGTCGAATTAGCTGAGGGAGGGATAGTCCCGCTTCACTCTCATCCAATTCCATTATTAGGTAATGTTGAGCAAGGTACAATTGTTGTCAAAAGACAAGGTATGGAAGATCTTACCTATACAGCAGGGGATACATTTATAGTTGGTCCAAAGACACCAAAACATACAATGGGTAATGCAAAAACCGATAATGCAATAGTTTGGTTCGCAGCTATTGGAGCAAAAGATGTCCCAATTCTAATCCCTGCAGAAGGATAAATTTTATCCATAAATCAATTATTTTTGATTGACAGTAGATCTAACTTCAAAGTCAATAAAGTAATGGCAATTTCACACTATAGAAAGCAAAAGATAATGCTATTAGCAAGACTCAATCTTGGTTTAGCTAGTGAAGATAAAGAAGAAATTGATCTTTATAATCACTATCAAAAAAATATTTATTCAGAACAAAATCACCAGCAGCAATAAAAAAATATCTTATTGACAGTCGATCTAAAATAAGGGGCATTAGCTCCTTTTTTAATGTCAAATACTAAAGCCATAGAAGATTTAATTAATGGTTATGCAACCAGTGAAGATTCTTCTTTTCTAATACCAAACGTAACTGAGGATTTTTTAGCTGTAAGACCAAGTGGAAATCCAATATCTGCTAAGGGATTAGTGGGAATGTTTGATAGTAAAGACTTAGTTGCAGAATCATCAGAACTAATCAAAACCCACAAAATTGAAATTTACGGTGAAATAGCTTACGCAGTTTTCACTTTAAATGAAATCTTCAGTTATAAAGGAAATCAAAATAAAGATCTTTCAACTTACACGTGTATTTTTAAAAATGTAAATGGTACTTGGAAATATTCTTGGATGCAAAGATCACAAGGAACTACTGATATGAAAACTTGGGAATAATTGAAACGCTTACTACTTTCTCTTTCCTAAATAGGAACTTTGATGGATAATAAATTTATATTGAAAGAAGTTATTCATACTTTATTCAAACCTATATTTTCGCCGAGATCCCATGGTACAACAGGAAACTAGCTACTGGCTAATGAAAAGTGAGCGCGTCTAGCTATAACTGGGATCTCAAGGAATCGTAATTTTTTATCCAAACTTTATCCAAACTTTTTTTGATTTACTTTCAATCAATGGTGACTATTAAAGTCCCCTATTTTATTCTGATTTTTCTTTAAATTCATTTGCGTTCAACTCTTCCGCTTTTACTTCTTCTTTTACTTCTTCTTCTTTTACTTCTTCTTCTTTTACTTCTTCTTCTTTTACTTCAACTACTTTTACCTTTGGCTCTTCCGTTTTAACTTCAACTATTTCTGATGCTATAGATTCAAACTTTCCTTTAATAAAATTTACTATGAAAATTAATATTGGAACATGAGCTAGACCACCTATTATGACTTTAGTTTCTGAATAATACATTTGTAAGTTAATGAGAGCTGAAATATTTAAGCATAAATTTAATTTGATAATTACTTATATTAAGTTGTTATTAGGGGAAATAATTGATTTACACTCGATCTAACCTCGACCCTACTTTTTTAGATAAATTACCTATATTTTCTTATTGATTTAAAAGTTATTATTTTTGCAAATAACAGGATTAAAAAAATGATGAAACTTGCAATCATTTTCTTACCAATTGTCTTTGCACTTATATGGGCTTTGTTTATTGGGTTAAGAATAAATAAAGTAGAAAATAGAGATGGAAAGAGAAAATTAGTTAATTATTAATTGATTGACAGTCGATCTAAAATAAGTAGCAATTAGCTCCTTTATTTATGAAGTTAAAAAATATTTTAAAAACTACTGGGGCACTTCATATTTTATTGGGATTATTAATTATTTTCCTACTGATTTTTTCTGTGGAAACTATTGCAGGCAAAGCTTCAACTGAAACATTGCTTCTTGTTAGAGGTACTGCAGATGTTGTAGCCGCTAGTAATTTAGGAATTGGTTGTTTATTGATTATTTGTAGTTCCATAAGAGATAAAGCCTCTTTAAGAAAAGTTTTATCAGGTGAATTAGCTTTGATGTTTTGTTTTTTAGCAGTAGCTCTATTCAATACTTTTAACGCTGGGACAATTGTTGATGGAGGACCTCCTCCGCCTTTTTGGATTGTTTTAATAGTGAATCCTCTTTTATGTATTTATGGATTAGTTAACAATAAAAATTGAAACTCCAACTCCTCCCACCACTTTTCAAACTATTCAATAAAAGCAGTTTCTTTGCATCACTGAATCAAAATACCTGCCCTGTATTAGATGCTGAAGAGATAAAAAACAAGAACAGAAAGAAGCTATTGATAAGTTATATCCATAAAATTTCAACAGAAATATCTTAAGTCATATTCAAAGATGTATAACGATCGTATGTCCCCCATACCACCCATCACTTTCCTAAATAGGAACTTTGATGGATAATAAATCTATATTGATAGAAGTTATTCACACTTTATTCAAACCTATATTTTCGCCGAGAACCCATGCCACAACAGGAACCTAGCTACTGGCTAATGAAGAGTGAGCCTGATGCTTATAGCATAGATACTTTAAAAAATGATGTAGTAACTCTATGGGATGGAATTAGAAATTATCAAGCTAGAAACTTTATGAGAAAAATGAATAAAGGAGATAAAGTTTTTTTCTATCATTCAAACTGTAAACCTCCTGGTATTGTTGGACTTATGGAGGTAATAGATCTAAATATTATTGATCCTACACAATTTGAAAAGGATTCAAAGTATTTTGATCCAAAATCTAAGCCTGATAATCCAAGATGGGATTGTGTAAAAGTAAAGTATATTTCCAAATCAAGTAAGATTCTTAGTTTACCTGAATTAAAGATTTTATTTAATGAAGATGAGTTATTAGTTGTAAAAAAAGGGAATAGGTTGTCTATATTACCTGTCCGAAATGATATTGCAAAAAAATTACTTAAAAAAATATAAAAAATTTTAGTCTTTAAAATTCATTGAAAACATATTTCCAATATATAGTCTCGTTAAATCTCTATTTTGAAATCCTTTCTGCATTAGAAATCCTGCGATAGCAGCTTGAAGTATCCTGTATTGATCCCAGTTAGGATGTTCCTCAACAAATTCTTTCATAGCTTTTTGAAGATTTTCTTGAAGCTCACATTTTAAACTAATTACTTCATCTTTCTGATTAAATACTTTTGGATTGCTCTCGTAATTTAAATCTTGCATATTAAAAAAATTTTTAAAAACTTACAAAATCCAGTTTTCTTTAAAATTACTAAATCGTCAACAATTATCGATAAGAAACATTCTTAGGTAGTAGAAAGATGAGAATACAGTGATTGCAATGGGTATTAAGGAAACTGATTTTCAAAAAATTATATGAACTGAAATATAAAGAATTATATAAAATCAAAAGTTTTCCACATACTTGAGTTCAATATTAATTTTAAGAAAGTTAGCTGTGGAAAAGTTGTGAAAAATTTTTTTAAGCTCGGGGAAATATTTTCCAAAACTTCCAATTTTATTTATCTTTTAATCCATTGATTCCCACATTTTTTTTATTTCAAATAATAAATTTTGTGCTATTGGTATCGGCCAATACATTTCAAAAGATCGAGTGTGATCCTGGCTTTCAAAAACAAACCTTAAACTCCATTCATTCTTTTTACCCTGTAACTCAATAAACCAGGGTAGTTGCTCTATTTCTA
Encoded proteins:
- a CDS encoding cupin domain-containing protein, whose product is MIKNLFIAIAFALMLINPNISIAAESPVDVQEVFVGSETMDGDALKYPKGKAEIRLQRVELAEGGIVPLHSHPIPLLGNVEQGTIVVKRQGMEDLTYTAGDTFIVGPKTPKHTMGNAKTDNAIVWFAAIGAKDVPILIPAEG
- a CDS encoding DUF3804 family protein; this translates as MSNTKAIEDLINGYATSEDSSFLIPNVTEDFLAVRPSGNPISAKGLVGMFDSKDLVAESSELIKTHKIEIYGEIAYAVFTLNEIFSYKGNQNKDLSTYTCIFKNVNGTWKYSWMQRSQGTTDMKTWE
- a CDS encoding EVE domain-containing protein — encoded protein: MPQQEPSYWLMKSEPDAYSIDTLKNDVVTLWDGIRNYQARNFMRKMNKGDKVFFYHSNCKPPGIVGLMEVIDLNIIDPTQFEKDSKYFDPKSKPDNPRWDCVKVKYISKSSKILSLPELKILFNEDELLVVKKGNRLSILPVRNDIAKKLLKKI
- a CDS encoding DUF2811 domain-containing protein; its protein translation is MQDLNYESNPKVFNQKDEVISLKCELQENLQKAMKEFVEEHPNWDQYRILQAAIAGFLMQKGFQNRDLTRLYIGNMFSMNFKD